Within the Coleofasciculus sp. FACHB-1120 genome, the region AACAAAAAAACTGTGTGGGTGGCATCTATTGAAGTTGAACTGTCACACCTCGAAGGGAAGAGAACAACTGCTATCGTCATGAATGCCTCAACCTTTGATGAAGCCAGTGACATTGATTATTTTATTACCAATGTTGTCGGCTCAATAGCAACACCTGAGTGGATAGTAACCACCTATTCTCAAAGGAATTGGGTAGAAGTTTTTTACCGGAAAGCAAAAGGATAGTTAGGACTTAAGGAATATCAAGTTAGAGACAAACGCAGTCTATATAGGCATTTTATTCTTGTCTTCTGTGCCTATACTTTCATTTTATGGCACACCTTAACAGGAGGACTCAGACGCAGGTGGGCTAACAAACCTTTAAACACATTTCCTGAAGCGTTGGAGGCATTTCGTACAGCGATGTCTTTTCGTTTTATTGAGTGTTTGAACCATAAGCGGGACGTATTCTTAGCTTATAAAGCTTGTTTGGGCTTTGTTTGGGCTTGATATTTGTTTAAGTCCCGCTAACCCTGTATGGATGAAACGAATGACACTCGTAAATTTACGAGGGCTAACGCTGTTGATTTGGGGTTATGTTAATCCTTATGAAACTTTTAGGTTGGATATGAGCGAGCGGTTGGAGCTTGATGTGGCGTAAAAAGCCAAAAATTTTGATGTAATCAAGTCTGGGCAAAGGTTACATCTGTTGCGTGGCGGCTGGTAACAGCTTCGCTACTTTTACCCCTATTAAAACGCTGTACTAAATAGCTCACTCCAATTGGTCGTCTCATTGAGACTGAACAATCTATTCCAAAATGACAATGGGGCTTATGTTTCAGGCTTAAGGCAACCTTCTGTTCCGTTGCTACTTAAACCTCAGGCAAAGCTCATAGAAAGTTAGATACGTGGGCATCTTAGTAATCTTCTATTAAAATTAGTGTCGTCTTCCCTACAATGAAAATTCATCAACGTCGCAGAGTTAGCGCGTTTCCATTACAAATTGTTCTGATTATTCCCTTCATTCTCCAAATTCTTGGAGCCGTTAGTTTAGTAGGCTACTTGTCCTTTAAGAATGGACAGAGAGCAGTCAATAACTTGGCAGAAGAGTTGATGGCTCGCACTAGCGATGTTGTGGATGAACACCTGAAGTCCTATCTGGCAATTCCCCAAACCCTCAACCAAATCAATGCAGATGCCATTCGTAGAGGAATACTGGATGTGCGCGATCGCCAAATCGTTGGCAAGTATTTCTGGGATCAGATGCAGGCGTATGACTTTACCTACATTGGGATTGGCTTAACCACCGGCGAGGGGGTTGGAGCGGCTCGTTACGATGGCAAAACCATCACCATTGATGATTGGACTGCCGAACCTCCCAACAATGTGATTACCTACGCCACTGACAACCAGGGCAATCGAACTCAAGTCAATGCTCGCTGGGATTACAAAAATACGAATGAATCATGGTATACCCAGCCGATTGCAGCTGCTAGACCTGTCTGGGCGAGGATCATTACCGGAAATTATCCTACAGGCCCCTATATTGCAGCTTCTGCCAGTCGCCCCATCTATGATGCTCAAAACCGCTTGGTGGGAATGATTGCAATCGACCTTCATCTGCTGAAACTCAGTGATTTTTTACGCACTTTAGATATCAGTCAGTCTGGTCAAGTGTTCATTATGGAGCGAGATGGCACCCTAATCGCTAACTCCATAACAGCACAGCCTTTTACCCTCGCCGGTCAAAAAATCCAGAGATTACAGGCGATCGATAGCCCTAATTCAACGATTCAGAGCATTGCCAGCCACCTTCAAGTCTCCAAAGGGCTTCAGTCGATTACCCAATCCACATCCTTTCAGCTTGAGGTGCAAGGAGAAAGACACTTTGTCAATGTTGTGCCTTGGCGCGATCGGTATGGCTTAGATTGGCTCGTGGTAGTGAGTGTGCCAGAAACCACATTTATGGGACAAGTCAATGCCAATACGCGCACGACGATCGCGCTTTGTCTAGGTGCATTGGTGATTGCTTGTGTGATGGGCGTGTTCACTTCTCGTTGGATTGCTCGTCCGATGCTTCGCCTAAATCAGGCAAGTGAGGCAATGGCATCTGGCAATTTTTTAGAGCAGACGGTGGAAACGAGCAATATCCGAGAACTTAACACGCTGTCCAATTCCTTCAACCATATGGCAGGGCAATTGCGCGGCTCTTTTGCTGCTTTAGAGAAAAGCAAGGAGGAATTGGAAGACCGAGTAGAAGAGCGCACAGCCGAACTCAAGAACACATTAGAGGAATTACAGCGCACTCAATCTCAAGTGGTTCAAAGCGAAAAAATGTCGAGTCTTGGGCAGCTTGTCGCCGGAGTTGCCCACGAAATTAATAACCCGGTCAATTTCATTCACGGCAACCTTACCCATGTGCAG harbors:
- a CDS encoding ATP-binding protein, with product MKIHQRRRVSAFPLQIVLIIPFILQILGAVSLVGYLSFKNGQRAVNNLAEELMARTSDVVDEHLKSYLAIPQTLNQINADAIRRGILDVRDRQIVGKYFWDQMQAYDFTYIGIGLTTGEGVGAARYDGKTITIDDWTAEPPNNVITYATDNQGNRTQVNARWDYKNTNESWYTQPIAAARPVWARIITGNYPTGPYIAASASRPIYDAQNRLVGMIAIDLHLLKLSDFLRTLDISQSGQVFIMERDGTLIANSITAQPFTLAGQKIQRLQAIDSPNSTIQSIASHLQVSKGLQSITQSTSFQLEVQGERHFVNVVPWRDRYGLDWLVVVSVPETTFMGQVNANTRTTIALCLGALVIACVMGVFTSRWIARPMLRLNQASEAMASGNFLEQTVETSNIRELNTLSNSFNHMAGQLRGSFAALEKSKEELEDRVEERTAELKNTLEELQRTQSQVVQSEKMSSLGQLVAGVAHEINNPVNFIHGNLTHVQEYTESLLEFVELYQHHDPNPAPEIQSVAEDIDLEFLQEDLPKMLTSMKLGTERIRQIVLSLRNFSRMDEAEFKAVDIHEGIDSTLMILQHRLKATSSRPAIELVKDYAELPLVECYAGQLNQVFMNILVNSVDAIDESNAQRTYQNIKDHPNRITIRTSTVNAQWVEVGIADNGVGISKEIQQRIFNPFFTTKPLGKGTGMGMSISYQIVTEKHGGKLECFSTPGEGTEFIIRIPLRQHVKPAV